From one Pempheris klunzingeri isolate RE-2024b chromosome 5, fPemKlu1.hap1, whole genome shotgun sequence genomic stretch:
- the LOC139201137 gene encoding proline-rich protein HaeIII subfamily 1-like, which yields MSEAATRAQLKVERSLHYQTGSPPPTRLAALTPPEPPLSDRQPSPHQAGSPHSTRPAALPPPGWQPSPHQSLHYQTGSPHPTRPAALTPPDRQPSPHQSLHYQTGSPHPTRASTIRPAALTPPGRKPSPHQTGSPHPTRPAALTPPEPPLSDRQPSPHQSLHYQTSSPHPTRPEALTPPGRQPSPHQSLHYQTGSPHPTRLAALTPPEPPLSDRQPSPHQAGSPHSTRPAALTPPEPPLSDQQPSPHQAGSPHPTRPAALTPPEPPIHLLLD from the exons ATGTCGGAAGCAGCCACTCG GGCTCAATTAAAAGTGGAGCGGAGCCTCCACTATCAGACCGGCAGCCCTCCCCCCACCAGGCTGGCAGCCCTCACCCCACCAGAGCCTCCACTATCAGACCGGCAGCCCTCACCCCACCAGGCCGGAAGCCCTCACTCCACCAGGCCGGCAGCCCTCCCCCCACCAGGCTGGCAGCCCTCCCCCCACCAGAGCCTCCACTATCAGACCGGCAGCCCTCACCCCACCAGACCGGCAGCCCTCACCCCACCAGACCGGCAGCCCTCACCCCACCAGAGCCTCCACTATCAGACCGGCAGCCCTCACCCCACCAGAGCCTCCACTATCAGACCAGCAGCCCTCACCCCACCAGGCCGGAAGCCCTCACCCCACCAGACCGGCAGCCCTCACCCCACCAGACCGGCAGCCCTCACCCCACCAGAGCCTCCACTATCAGACCGGCAGCCCTCACCCCACCAGAGCCTCCACTATCAGACCAGCAGCCCTCACCCCACCAGGCCGGAAGCCCTCACCCCACCAGGCCGGCAGCCCTCACCCCACCAGAGCCTCCACTATCAGACCGGCAGCCCTCACCCCACCAGGCTGGCAGCCCTCACCCCACCAGAGCCTCCACTATCAGACCGGCAGCCCTCACCCCACCAGGCCGGAAGCCCTCACTCCACCAGGCCGGCAGCCCTCACCCCACCAGAGCCTCCACTATCAGACCAGCAGCCCTCACCCCACCAGGCCGGAAGCCCTCACCCCACCAGGCCGGCAGCCCTCACCCCACCAGAGCCTCCGATACATCTGCTGCTGGATTAA